ATCAGAAGCTGTAACACCAATCCAGTGAGCTTCTGGTATGGTCAGACCACGTATATGAGCTGAACTCGCACTTCCACAAATAATCACCCGAGCAATATGAAGTCCCCACGGGTCACCGTCAGTGAATATGTACAATGGAAGCCCTAGAGTTTCATGAAGCCGTTTCATCAACCGTCGTGTCGAACGAGGAGGTTGGCCGCCAAGTTGAACAAGAACGGCATTGAATTTCTCCCATGCTCTCGTTTCAATAAGACGAGAAAACATGCCACCAGATTCCAAAGCAAGAATTAGCTCTGCTTCTGTTTCTAATGGTTCTGCAGTCATGAGAGCTGGGCCTACTGGCAAACCATCCGGGCTAATAGTGAGGTCTACTTCACGACCCTCATATCCCGGAACAGTGTATTCCATAGTAACACGCCCATATATTGAGGAATGTTCCTCAGGAAAAATCCCAAAATCTTCGCGAGCCATCCCCGTAAGGGATTCCAAATCAGCAACGATTCTGTCTGATTCTGATTGACTAGAGAAATTGATACCTTCACCCTCACTCGAGTAGTAGAGATCTCTGAGTGAGCTAGTACGCTGTGCACTGAGAAGCTTCTTTGCAAAAGCCGCTACCCACATCAATTGAGAGAAGCTTTTGATGTGTTTGATATTTTTGGAATCCCGCGTAATACGGGAGTCACCAAGAACAAATTGTCCTTTTGTCTTGTCGAAGACGATGTTTCCGGTAGTCCGGTCAGGAAGTTCTAGAGTAGGAAACTCGCCTTCACGAAGTGAATCCAAAATCTGCTTACCCAGGTTCTTCAGAGCCTTCTGAGCATCATCGAATTCAGACATCAAGGTCCACCTCGAAGAGCTGTTCAACCAAAGAGCGAACTGGGGGTACCTCATCCTCTTCTGAGAGCTCTGCTCCAAGTTCAGCAATAAGGGAGAGCTGCCGAGAATACCCTTTTGCTTCCTTTAATCTTTGAGCTCGTTTTTTCTTCTTCTTCGTCATTCGACGCAGGCATCTACCAAGTTCTTTGTAGAGTAAAGCTAGATGAGATTCGATTTTCTCTTCAGTTGCCACTGACTGTTTGCCAGCAGCTTTGTAAGGAACTCGCGTTGAGCAGAAATGAACAAACAAACCGACTTCTCTCGATTTGGCAAGACCGTACCTAGACCAATCAACTTCGTTGAGAGTCTTTGTCATCACATCTTCACTGGCATCATAGAGAAGAGGAACTCTATTTGTGAAGCGGAACAATGCAGGAAGTTTCGCTTTCCGCAGTCTACCGCCAATAGCAATTACCCCCTCAACAATGAATGGATGACCACCCCATTCTGATGGCCCCTTCTGCGCATATCCAGCATCCACCGCATCATATGTTTCAAGAACGGCATTCATGAACGGTTTCTCGCCTATTGGGCTGAGAGAATCGATGGTTGGACAACCTAACCCATTGAAGTTTTGAAGAGCTGTACTTAGGCGGTTTATATCAGACCGCTCGAAATCACCAACTTCCCGTTGGGGATCCATAGCAAGGAATTCAACTATTTTTGAAGAAGTAACGCGACCAACCTGCTGGAATGATTTCTGAAGGAACTCCTGAAGTGATGACTGAGCGCGTTTTTTGATTAGTCTTCGAAGTAGCTCCATATCGGCAGCATGGGGATGAGGTTTTGCCAAAGCAGGAGGGGTGGGCAATGTATCACAGGATGGGTGTATGGAGAACTCCTGTTCGCCATCTCTTACAAGTTCGATATAAGAATGGGGAGTGGAGATAGAAGTCAGTCTAAGGTAATCAACTACTCGGTCATATGCTCTTGCAACTGCACCCTTCATGCTGATGCGAACCGATGTGCCGACTTTGTTTCGATTGACCGAGTTTGAAGATACAATAATAGGCCTGTTTTTTTCAACATCAATGAGAAGTTCATAGGTCCTCCCTGCCTCCTCGTTCTCTGTGCAGGTGTATATCATAACAGGAGTTTCTGTGGTTATCTGGCCGTAGAGCACAGCCATTGTTACTCCAAGCCCAAAAGTACCGCGTCTCTGGCGAGAGAGATACTTGCTACCGTAGAGAACTCTACCAAATGAATCAGCTACATGCGCATGAGGAATGCCTTCACCATTATCGGATACCGTGATAGTTACAACCCCCGAAGGGGATTCATCGATTTCCACCGTAATCTCAGGTCTCTTACGTGCGTCCTCGCAAGAATCAAGACTGTTCTCTATCAGCTCACGGACTGTAGAATACACAGCTTGTGTAGGATTACCAAATCCTGCCATCTGGCGGTTCCGATAGAAGAACTCCGCTGGTGAAATGCTAGCGAATACTTTGTTTGGATTTCGAGGCATTCTACTCCAAACAACCATTGATTGGCGAGATTATAGGATTCAGTATTATAACGAAGCCGCCCAGATTAGAATTCGGAATTTTCCCAAATCTGTGCTTTATAGCGATTCAAGTCGCGCCGCATACTTTCTAGCCTAGAATAGACCGAACTATGAGGTACACCAGAAATCAGCATATCGATAGCCTTCCGAGCATAGTCAAGACCGGGATAATAGCCAATGATTGAGACTGTATAGCCATAAACAGAAATCATTGTTTCAGTAGTTTGTTCAATGATTTTGCGCGTCTTGCCATCCTCCCCGATGATTCTGCCAGCAACCCTTCTGATTTGACGACGGGATGAACCGACAATATCTCGTAGTGAGATTATCACAAGGCGGGCATCATCGTCCATAAGTGTGAATGCGTTTCTTGGGCTAAAGCCCCGAGCCATGGCACGGATAATATTTCGAGCCTTCCACGCAAGCACAGGATCCTCTGAGTCTTTACGGCCGGTAAGAGTGACTACTCCCTCGTCAGAGATTTCCACATCAACATTCGTCATGTTTTCCAATCGACTCTTG
Above is a window of Candidatus Thorarchaeota archaeon DNA encoding:
- a CDS encoding RNA-processing protein (similar to yeast Dim2p protein that is essential for 40S ribosomal subunit; structural studies show binding to 3' end of 16S rRNA in complex with archaeal IF2 alpha), coding for MLFQESVKVPRDRIGVIIGQDGKVKSRLENMTNVDVEISDEGVVTLTGRKDSEDPVLAWKARNIIRAMARGFSPRNAFTLMDDDARLVIISLRDIVGSSRRQIRRVAGRIIGEDGKTRKIIEQTTETMISVYGYTVSIIGYYPGLDYARKAIDMLISGVPHSSVYSRLESMRRDLNRYKAQIWENSEF
- a CDS encoding DNA topoisomerase VI subunit B, with amino-acid sequence MPRNPNKVFASISPAEFFYRNRQMAGFGNPTQAVYSTVRELIENSLDSCEDARKRPEITVEIDESPSGVVTITVSDNGEGIPHAHVADSFGRVLYGSKYLSRQRRGTFGLGVTMAVLYGQITTETPVMIYTCTENEEAGRTYELLIDVEKNRPIIVSSNSVNRNKVGTSVRISMKGAVARAYDRVVDYLRLTSISTPHSYIELVRDGEQEFSIHPSCDTLPTPPALAKPHPHAADMELLRRLIKKRAQSSLQEFLQKSFQQVGRVTSSKIVEFLAMDPQREVGDFERSDINRLSTALQNFNGLGCPTIDSLSPIGEKPFMNAVLETYDAVDAGYAQKGPSEWGGHPFIVEGVIAIGGRLRKAKLPALFRFTNRVPLLYDASEDVMTKTLNEVDWSRYGLAKSREVGLFVHFCSTRVPYKAAGKQSVATEEKIESHLALLYKELGRCLRRMTKKKKKRAQRLKEAKGYSRQLSLIAELGAELSEEDEVPPVRSLVEQLFEVDLDV
- a CDS encoding DNA topoisomerase IV subunit A, with translation MSEFDDAQKALKNLGKQILDSLREGEFPTLELPDRTTGNIVFDKTKGQFVLGDSRITRDSKNIKHIKSFSQLMWVAAFAKKLLSAQRTSSLRDLYYSSEGEGINFSSQSESDRIVADLESLTGMAREDFGIFPEEHSSIYGRVTMEYTVPGYEGREVDLTISPDGLPVGPALMTAEPLETEAELILALESGGMFSRLIETRAWEKFNAVLVQLGGQPPRSTRRLMKRLHETLGLPLYIFTDGDPWGLHIARVIICGSASSAHIRGLTIPEAHWIGVTASDIVNYDLSTESMTDADMKRLDELKRDVRYADSKWQAYIDDFKDLRKKAEQQAFSRHGMDYVVDVYLPDKIA